TGCAATTCTCCAGCATCTTCAACTAACTAGAGTTCATATGCCTAATTCAAAACATAAGATGGTCTACATAGACATCCAAACAGGCTTTTCTGACTGTAGATCAGCAACAGCTTCATTTTTTCCAGTCAGTTTTCACTGgaattttccttggaaaatgtGAAAAGTTTAAGCAGTTCAAAATAAGACAtatcatgttaaaaaaaaacaaaaaacaactacAAAAATTATTATATATCACACAGGCTCTTTAGCCTTCATTCAAAGGTGGCAAGTTTGTCAAACTCTTCCAGATTCCCTCTCTGGCTCCCGAATACCCCAAGGAAGCAGTGAGCCACACAATATACTGATCGACTAACATTCAGACATTCCAAGTGTTACACAGCCAGCCAGTGCTGAATTAGAGCCTGTGAAGGCTGTGAGGGATAAGGATGCTTTCCAGTTTATCTCCATCCTTTCCCTGTGAGAAAGTATCATGAAACAAGTGCAACCACCTTGTGTGGCTGCAGTTTGTCCTCTGTATATATTATACTGTAGGCTATCTCACCCCATCCAGCAAAATTAGCATTTCTTTGGCACCTCAGACAGGTCCAAGGCATCTCAGGAAAGGATCCTGTGGGACTCTGCAGATAAGAACCTTTGCAGAGCTCGGAAGGGCAGCCAGCTGAAGCAGAGATGATGTCTGTATGAGCTGGCAAGCAGAACACAGGATAGGGTTACACATCTCTAACTGGGATCACACAGCAGTTGCTCATGTCTCAGCTCACTGGTTCATTGTGGGCCTTggacctgctgcagctcattCAGTTCCAATACAACACACCCAACAAGCTCTCCCAGAACCCAGAACTGTAGCTCTCTCTACAATTTGTACATGGGGCACATAGAGGAAGAGCCAGAGCACAAAATGCAGATTGTGCTTTTACAGGATGGAAAAAAAGATGGATCATCCAAATAGACTAAGTGAATatcaagaaatattttattgtacATGTAATCAAAATTTAGAAAACAGACCAGGAGGAGCAAAGGACAGATTTATCTAGATTCTCTTAACTATGTAGGGTACAGAAATACAACTAGGAAAGAATTAACACATTAGTACCCTttgctccccttccctgccccagtGGAAGAGGTTACACAAGCAAGATCTGTAATGCTTCAAATCTAGGCTTCTCAGTAACTGCACACTTGAGCTGACATAGCTAAGTATGTTCAGTTTGATGAGAGAATGAGTGCCTTCAAAATAGTTGTTTATAAACAAGTCTACTCTCTCTTTAGTGGTTTGTGAGTAGTGGCCATAACTGTCATAATATCTTAACTGACACAATCTTTAAGTATATCAATTATAGAAAATAGATTCCTTAGGCAGTAGAGAATATATTATCTAGTGGCAAAAACATAATGTAAAGAGGCAGAGAAAGTATTcacagggaagggaggggggagCGGTGTGCTAAGCAGGGGTACATTGAGTAATCAGAACTAAAAAAGTTGAGTTCTGGAGTGCTAACTGCAAAGGAGTCACACCTCAGCATTGTGGGTATAGGTTTCAGAATGTCTGGGTTGAGAAATATGGTACTCATTGCACATCTACACCAGTCTCCCACCTTAACTCGCACCCTAGATCCTCCTAACCTATTACAGTGGGATAGTAAACAATTCTAGCACAGTAATTCATGTTCTGCCTTACATGCTGTGAGGAAGAAGGCTTCTGTTCTCTTCCAGAACCAGACAGGAAGAAGTCTGAAAGCGAATGCAGAGACTTCCCAGAGTTTATTCACCCCAGAACACTTTCCTTCTTAGTTTAGAAGGGTGAAGGCCTTCAGAGCATAAAGCTGCAACTGTTCTTTCTCTCAACACCTTAGAAATAAGTCTTCCCAAAAATCTAAGTAATATAGCATGTAGGCAGAGTTGAATCAAATGGGTGTGACAAGTTCTAAATCCTGGACTGAAGGCAAGACAAGTTTTGGGATCCCCACAAAAGATGGTTTTGTTTATTCTTCAGTGGCCCAATAAGGCCAGCAAACAAAAACTCTTCACGAAACTTCCAGAGAAGGCCCATGGAAAAGCAGACAAAGTAACAGTAACTATCATATTCTGGATTCTAATGCCCTTTGGAGACTATCAGATTTTTGGCTTAAAATGCAAGTGAATCACCATGTATTAATGATCTTAATCTATTTCAGCCTACAGCATGGTCCAATGCAGATTATTAGCGTCAAGTTACACACCTAGGACTTGAATTCACTAACACTCATAGCACCACTTGATTGTTGCTGTAAATAAAGACAGTCTAACCCTCAACTCTTCTGCCAGAAAGAACATATTACCTTTGATAATTGTGTAACACCACCTATTCCAGGCCAGCTGACCTATCCTTTTTTGTCCTCACACATATTGCATCTGTTTTCAGATAAATCTTACCAGCTCCAAGCTTAAACTCTGTGACATATCACCTTAGCTtccaaagttaaaaaataaattcttctttaCAGTATTCAAATGTAGTAGATTCACTCAACTGACAAACCAGTTTACTGACAGTATCTCTCACTAGTTATTTCCTTTATGTGCCAACTGCACAGTCATAAAAGCCTCACAGCTCTTCTTCATAGTTCTCAGCTTTGAAACAGGAAATGATCAATATAGATATCTCAGGATTAACACTCCTAGGTgcagggaaaaaagcagcagttctGTACCTCAGTAATTATTGCTCAGTATTTATCTGTTTTAAGCAACATCAAGACAGTATTTGAATTTATGCTGTACTTTAGCAGACAGGTTCCCGAACATTAAAGAACATCAGcctttccacagaaaaaaatctctaaaactTTAGCAGGCCATTTTTTCTTAACTGTTCCTTGTAACAAGGCAGGTTTGTTTAGGTTTCCATTCTAACAACATTACAATTGTCAGAGTACATGGCTCATACCTGTGGCCAGTCTTTAGAGTAGGTGGGCTGCACATCTTCATAACTGCAGAAGTTTATCAGCTATGCTAAAACACTACATAAAAAGCCCAGGATTGCTTGCAGACTCATCAGCTACCTACACAGAACAGCTGTTCCACAAAAGTGATTTCACTAACAATTGAACTTGAAGACAAACACTACAAGAAAGCCAATAAAAGATCTTGTGTGATCAAAGGTTCTCTTAACTTCTTTCAGATGAGATAGTTTAAAGTGGAAGATACTATCTCCTCCTTCCATAGGAATAACCAAGATATCTTTTGGAGGCAATTTAGACAATGACTGCTCAAAAACATTTCAACAGAACTGCTTTTTGGACGAGAGAGTAAGTCATTTTACTATTTGCACAAATTGAATTTACTACACTCATTTTACTCTGGTAATGTTTTAGCTACAAGGTATCTGTACAAGATATATCAGCAGAGATAGCACATTGTTAACACTACATATGTAAACTGAGAGACTACAGGTCCTTCCACCCAGGTGTCATATTGCAGATAAACCATTTGTGTCAGTCCGAGAGGCTGCGGAACCGCGCTTCAGCACCACGGAGATTGCCGGGGAGCCCCACAGAACAGCTGTGCTCTACAAGGGTGACTGTCCATCCTGGAACAGCAGCAAGAGGAGAATCAAGCAACCAGTGTTTGCAGTAATATTCTTGAGGAGGGTTCCATTCATTCGGTGCATATTGCTGTACATAAGGTGCATAAACCTGCCACGGAGGAGATCAGCGGGAAGAGAACCCAGTGGCCAGGCTGCAACCAACTACTGGCGTCATGTCCCAGATCTGCAGGAGAATTGTGGAGAATTGCACAGCATTAGTGTCAGACTCACAGGTGCTTCTGCAAGAGGCATAGAAGCAAACAAAGATAACCCTGGACACAAGGTAACAAATCCTTTTTAACCTATGCTTGAGGAAAACCTCATAAAGAGTTACAGCAGCATTACAAACCAAAAGCCAAATTTCGGGCTCAAGAGTCTTGAACTTCTGTGTAGGTCTGTTTTAAGAAGTGCTATGCAGTTTGTCACAAACATACTTAGAGCCAAACAAGAACAGGATGGCACAGTCCCAGTTCTGACATGCATGGTGAATGTAGAGCCCAGGCACAGCAAGATTTCATATCAGTCTGAGCTCCGTGTCACTGTCTCATAACAAGGGCTTTCAGTGGCCATGCTCCAAGTTATGGAGCTCAGACCAAAGGAACCTGCACATTTCCTCAGGTCTGTGTCTTTGGGGCTGCTGGCAGAttctcctgctgcccatgcctgctGTGTTTGTTCAGAGACACAACAGCTGCACTCCATGCAGTGGAGTTACAAGGAGTTTCCTCATTCAGCTGCAGAAGAACAGGTTAGCAAATACAATTCCATCTTCACATGATAGATAGCTTGTAGCAATAGTtgtcagaaagaaagaaagaatataCAAAAATGAACTCTCTTAAATATCTCCTAGAAATGCAGGAAAGAGATGCAGCAATACCTTGACAATCCGGTCGCTCCCACAAGTCACCATTAGCCCTCTGGAGATGTCCATGGACATGTGTGAAATGTTGTGTTTGCCTTCATGAAAGGTGGCCAGGGAAGTACGGCTGCACAAGAACAATTGAAATGAAAGCCAGCCATCAGATGAAGCTTCATGGCATCATTATAGCAGTGCAAAAtaaacttaaaagaaaattaagttgCTCAAGTACTAATAAATCTATTCCAAGAGCTGCAGTGCCATATTAAAGGGGATAGAATTAAATTAGCAAGTCATGCTAAGGCACTGCTTGTGGAGTTGTACAGGTGTGACATTTTCTGCAGCCCGACTATTAATAATACTAGAGCAGAAGTGGGACACTGAGTTAGCAAATACTTCTACTCCTGGTTAACAAAGTCAAGTTCAGCtacatttttcccctgctggCTACAGAAGCCAACCAGGGCACAGCATCCTACTtttccaaaaaacccaaccccaagcaaacaaaaagtcCCAATAACGAAAAACCCAAtaacacaacaaaaaaccccaaacactccCAAAATTTTCACATCTGATTACTCTGTTCATACCAAAAGAAAAGGGGTTCCTTCATTTCTAAGACAAGTTTATTGAGACAGCAAATGATATTTAACCTGATTTGCTTGCATGGGGAAAATAGTGTTGAGTTCTGAAGAATATTCCCaaagttttaaaaactgtaCATGAACTAACGCATATACATCCTAGTAGCTGTAATGCATTGCCTGGCACCCACTTAGCAATGTTAAGTGCAATCAATAGCTTTTAACTAAACTGAAATGTTGAGACAAATATATCTCAAGTCTAGATCTGGGCTCCtggaaaagaagaattaaaaaaggataaaaatgttGTAATTCTTTATCTGATCCAAATGCACTTGCAGAGGCAGATGGGGGATTTCTGCCATCACAGTGCTTTGAGACCCCAAGGCCTAATAGCAGAGAGTCAGCTCAGTGTGTTCTGTAGCAATGCGTGTGGATGTGGAGCAAGCCCAAGGGTTTCTGCACACCAGCAGTGTTACTACAGTTTATTACTCCCTAATACTCACTCTTCATCCTTGATGGACTCAAAACAGGAATCACAGACACGGACCTGGAACTCAAATCCCATGATTGGGTAGCTCGACCGTTTGGTGCTACACTTGCCACACACTGCCTGCCCACATTTTCTGCAATGATGCTTcatggaggaagaagaaaatcaacAGAAGAAAGTCACTATACCATGTCACTTGACAACCATACAAGTGTCCACTGCACAACAAAAGCAACAAAGTTTCTGTTCTGCAACCTGTTAGAAAGCAACCTGCTAGGAAACACCCTGTTTCTTCAACCAAAGACCAACGTCTCTGGAGTTATGAACAGTGACTTGGATCATTTATGGATTTAGCTCCATACTCAGTGTATATCCTCTTCTCTGGCAAGGTCCttctgggagaaggggaaaaagaggtTTGAACAAGCAACCCAGTTAAAATCATTCTGGTGCAGTAAGAACAAGGCCATTAGTGCTTCACTGGAGTGAGCATCTACATTCTCAGTTATGGGGCACTGTTTGCCATTTTACACTACACTTGAGGATTAGCTGTCCATAGTTCCAAAGCATGGGAACATTCAGAGAAATCCAGCAGAGCATGCCTAGCACCTGTGACAGAAGTTTGATGCAACACTTTCACAGAATTTGGAAATGTATTAGCAGTGCCTAGAAGCCGTAACTTCTCAATGTACCTCACTTCAAAGGAGCGAAAATACCAAGAGATGAAGAGATCTAGCAGCCTTAGCGGTCTCCTGTTTACATTTTGCTCAAGTGCTGAAGTACAGCTACGCACTGAAACCAGCCATCTCACCTGTCTCAACCCTATCGTCTTTGTGTCCCACATTTGCTTTATATTCCAGAAGAAAGGTTGCTCACACTTCTGACAGGAATCACTTTCTAGCCATTGAGGAGCctagaaaagagcaggaaatgtaAGCAATCAGAACTGTTTTCCCTCACACAACAGTCAAGGAAGTTTAAGAACCCAAAGTAAAGTCTTACTTGGAAAGATGCCCTGGTTCAGTTCTGGACATTACAACAATAAATAGCCTAGAGCATAGTACAAAGAAAGTTTAGCACAAAAACCTCAAACCCAAGAATGCAGTTACTGGTTACCTACACACCTCCTACACTTTTAAAGCCTACAGGAATATGTTATATTACTGCCTTAATAAGAAAACTCATTCAAACACCTACGTTACTAAACCTGCTGCAGGCATTCAAAGACTGCTGCTCTGGTTGTCTGGATGGCTTTTAGGGATCAGTGTAGTCCAAACTGCAGAAGCTATGAGGCAGTAATCCCCTTTAAGAAAGAGGGTGTCCAGAAGTAAATTCTGTGAGTAATTATCTTATCTACTTTCATGGGATTGCAGTTTGAAATAATTAGGaattcatctgcattttccATCCTGCCCCCATGCTCGTTAAGCATCCCTTCTCCCACCCACACACTTTTCCTGCCATAAATGGACTAGGCCAAATGAAAATAGAGCTTTTACACATTTCAGCTCTCTCATACTTTAACTGAACATCCCAGTAAGAGACAGAAAGAGAGGCACAATATTTTAGTACATGGACTTGAATTTGAACATGTATATTCTATACAGCTTTAAACACCTCACGAGGAAGTTTCCCTGAAACTCGACAGGAGCAAAGCTGGAACAACAAagcattttttctcttcaattcACTTACATTGCTGACAGTAAGAAAACAAGAGCATTCTCACTTGCACCACCATGGATATGAACTGATGCAGAAAGAAAGTGTTTGGCTGAGTCAATTGCTGCGTACtgagatcttaaaaaaaatgttgcctaGGGACTGAACCTCTGCCTTCTGAACTGCATCTCAAAATCTGCCTCTCACTTTTTTACCTGCTTTGACACAAGTTGTGAACCTATTTCAAGACTATTGAAGCACAGTCCTTTAGATTCTTTACTGCAAGAGCTTGACTGCTTTAGAATGTTCCAGAAGCAAAGGCCACAACCATTCCAGTGAACCTGTTGTCTCTTTGAGATAAAACTCTTAAGCAGTCCAAAGCATCTCCTGCACTTTTCCTGTCCTGGGAACCCATTTAGTACAATGAAGCATGGACAGCCATTAGAACAGAACAGGTTTCAATAACATCATTCAGCTTTAAAGTGTCAGACAACATGAGGGAAGCAGCCTGCAGAACTGACTAAGGACAGTCACATTAGTTTGTGAAAAGgggtaagaaaaaaatctttgaccTATGACATGAAGTTACCTCTTCTCGGCTGATATCCATGTTCCAAACAGCAATTCCCCCATCAGCTGAACAAGACACCAGCTGCCGTGTCAGCTGGATGTAGCAGATAGCCTGCACCTTGTCACTGCCAACAAAGCACACAGCAGTTACCCACAAGTATTTAAACAAAGCTTGGTTTCTCAGCAAACCCTGATTCCTACCAGCAAATAAAGCTACTGAGGAAGGCCAAAACTGATTTTCAGTTTGCTAAGCCAACTAAGTAGAGCTTTGAGGATGAGTGAACAGATGCTGTCACCTGAGCACTATCCTAGCATCAGGATGTTACTGAGAGTGTTCTTACAAGCCTGACCAGAATACCAGAGGTACAGTTCCATGTTAACATTTGCTGGCAGCAAGCCCTGATGGTGAACTGAGTGTCAACTGACTCAGAGTGCATGTGCAAATACTCTTCTGTGTTGGCAAGGAGAGTCATTTGTTGAAAcagaaacaactgaaaaaacaaagagaaatatttgtttCGAGATGCAACtaagcagcagagagaggttCCGCTTTTGCTAACAAATCACAGTAAGTCAGGCTGTAGCTGCAAAGAAAAGTATGTATTCACCAATAAGACAATTTAATCCTAAAGAAAGTCATGTCAAAACAAAAGTCTGCCCTAAGAATTTAAACAAAGAATCTGACTAGTATCAAACTGCTTTGCAACATCTAAATTGAATAAAAAAGTCATTCTGCTTCTCAGAAGAACTTACTTTCCCATACAGTACAAAGAGAACCTAAATGTTACCAAGTCTTCACCAGGAAACATGACGCAGCAGTAACAGCAATACAAAGTCCTCCAGTCACTGACTTCAGTTACTTTTTTGCAACCAAGGctctatttttaattctttagcCATAAGACTAAACCCTCAAGATTTAACAAGAGTTCTAGAGCTAAGGCTATCAGTCTTGACCAAAGGTAGATGGAGGCATCTATGGAATTAGACAAGAGGAGAACACACTATACCAATATctttaaatataaacaaaatcTCTACTACCAGTGCATTTTTAAGTAGAATATATCTTCAGGGTGAACTGTCAGACTAAATTAGAACCCTACATTTAAAAATGGCAACTAGTGTTGGGTCTCTAAAAATTAAGACTTGATTTTTACAGACAACTACCTCAACTTCAGAAGAGGGGAAACATGACACTTTCTGAAGTTGAGAGACTACCTCTGTAGTTTAGCCAATCAGTTATCACCGATAGAAAGACAGAACAGGAACATATTGAAGCTTATTTTATATGCATACATGAACATGCTTATATAAAAGGTTCTAGCCCTCCTCTCACAGGTAATTCAGTGCAGTATTTACATATACATATAATACAGACACACGCAATTTTTGCATAAAGGCCAAACCAGATGATTTAGGATTTTAACCCACCTCCTTCTATAAACTACTACTGTGTTACTTCTAAACCATGATAATATGAACATAtcaaacatgaaaaagaaaagagctttATCAGTAAGGCTTTCCTAGTACTGATTATCCTTCTTCCCCTTCAAAGTACTCAGAGTTCTGCAAAGAGTAATTTTCTCAAATTTTCACAATGATTCAAATATCTTGCCACGCTATTTAGTCTTCCTGGGACTGTGTGTTCATTACAGGATGTGTATGAAAAATAAGACTGCATCACATACTGatggccctggagcagcagcgttcgccccttccttccaccaATATCCCACATGATAATGCTGTGGTCAGAGGCACCTGAGAAGAGCAGCCGTTGGACAGGATCCCACCACAGGGAAGTAATGCTCCCTAGGAAAGAACATTCTGCAGTTAGATGGAAAGGACTGGCTCCCCAACACAGTGATGCCCTCCTGGAACAATAAAGTAAAACCTGAGGTACTGCCTTACACCAGTAACACGTTGGAAGCCTTAAGGCAAAGGAAGCATCCAACAGAGGGGCAGTCCTGACAGAGGGGCAAGAAGTACTGGATAACAGAACAGATGTCCCTAAGAAGACAGATATAGCATAAGCCAGAGAGTCTGAGTTCTGCCCTTTGTATTTAAGAATGTGATTTTAAGAGTTGCCAGGCTGCTATGTGAACTTTGTAAGACAGAAGCACCAACACTTGCCAAGCAGAAACCAGTATCTACAGCACAGTGAGGTGCCTGGCCAGTGGTTGCAGCACAGCTCGCAGTGTTCTCAGCTAAGCAACTCCCTCACATAACCATTTACAATCTTAAAATAGCTGGACTAAGAACAAAGTGAGAACTTCACTGCTTGCACAGTCCCCATTTGGAAATATATGAGCCTAAGGTGGCTGCTGTGTGGACAGCACTGCTGAAGTTGGTGCTTGGAAGCCCATCACAACTCAAGAGCCAGAACACACACTACAAGAAGGTGCCACACAGACATACTGCTTTCAGACTAACTGTAACATCTACCAAGAAGTTGCATTTGAACACAGAGCAGTGCAAAAGTATAGAGAGGCAAAGGAGTCTCTAGGGCCAAGAGACCTATTTTGTTCTAAACTGAAACAATCTGAAATTCTCCTTGAAAGCAGAAGAGACGTTTATCACTTGAGATTTTCAGCTTGCCTCCTGCATTCAAAACCAGTTGCATCATTTTAGAGTCATCTGTAGATCAGGAGTCTACCCAGATTTAACAAAGCCTACTCTATACTTCCAGCTGCTAAACAAGGCGGCCTTTTCCAGTGGGTCAGAGACTCATGACCCAGTAGTTCATCCATACCCACATGCAAATTGTCAGCTGATTTGAAAGTTGCAAGTACCACATGGGAAAAGGCATtctcttgtttatttttctcagcaTATTATTGA
This portion of the Haemorhous mexicanus isolate bHaeMex1 chromosome 10, bHaeMex1.pri, whole genome shotgun sequence genome encodes:
- the WDFY1 gene encoding WD repeat and FYVE domain-containing protein 1 — encoded protein: MAAEIHSRPQSRRPVLLSKVEGHQDAVSAALLIPKEDGVITAGEDRTIRVWLKRDSGQYWPSIYHTMASPCSAMAYHHDSRRIFVGQDNGAIMEFHISEDFNKMNFVKTYPAHQNRVSAITFCLASEWLISTGHDKCISWMCTRSGSMLGRHYFTSWASCLQYDHETQHAFVGDYSGQITLLKLEQNTCSVITTLKGHEGSITSLWWDPVQRLLFSGASDHSIIMWDIGGRKGRTLLLQGHHDKVQAICYIQLTRQLVSCSADGGIAVWNMDISREEAPQWLESDSCQKCEQPFFWNIKQMWDTKTIGLRQHHCRKCGQAVCGKCSTKRSSYPIMGFEFQVRVCDSCFESIKDEDRTSLATFHEGKHNISHMSMDISRGLMVTCGSDRIVKIWDMTPVVGCSLATGFSSR